One part of the Deinococcus budaensis genome encodes these proteins:
- a CDS encoding type IV pilus twitching motility protein PilT — protein MTQPPADITDILRFAAEKGASDVILTVGLPPQFKLSGVYEAHGFAELAATETRKLMYSMMNERQQRTFEEKRELDFSFALGEKARFRVNAFMQRGFVGGVLRLIPTTIRSAQEMGLPQNIIDLAASPRGLVLVTGPTGSGKSTTLAAMIDHINSTRKLHIVTIEDPIEFMHMHKRSVVNQREVGSDTLGFNEALRAALRQAPDVILVGEMRDYETIKAAVTAAETGHLVMGTLHTNSAPESIDRIVDVFPEEQQEQIRVQLANNLVAVMTQQLLPRADGPGRVLAYELLIANPAVRSLIREGKTYQIVSTMQTGAREGMVTMDAFLANLYRRRVISYDTGVERAVDPKEFARLANDPTAGTGGAANFATPGGFTPPPAAPAAPGGRAGEVGRTAVGTAPAASSTSFGRR, from the coding sequence ATGACCCAGCCTCCCGCCGACATCACCGACATCCTGCGTTTTGCCGCCGAGAAGGGCGCCTCCGACGTGATCCTGACCGTCGGACTGCCGCCGCAGTTCAAGCTCAGCGGCGTGTACGAGGCGCACGGCTTTGCCGAACTCGCCGCGACCGAGACCCGCAAGCTGATGTACTCGATGATGAACGAGCGCCAGCAACGCACCTTCGAGGAAAAGCGCGAGCTGGACTTTTCCTTCGCGCTCGGCGAAAAGGCCCGCTTCCGCGTGAACGCCTTTATGCAGCGCGGTTTCGTGGGCGGCGTGCTGCGCCTGATTCCCACGACGATCCGCAGCGCCCAGGAGATGGGGCTGCCGCAGAACATCATCGACCTGGCGGCCTCGCCGCGCGGGCTGGTGCTGGTCACCGGGCCGACCGGGTCGGGCAAATCGACCACCCTGGCCGCGATGATCGACCACATCAACTCCACCCGCAAGCTGCATATCGTGACCATTGAGGACCCCATCGAGTTCATGCACATGCACAAGCGCAGCGTGGTGAACCAGCGCGAGGTCGGCTCGGACACCCTGGGCTTCAACGAGGCCCTGCGCGCCGCCCTGCGCCAGGCGCCCGACGTGATCCTGGTGGGCGAGATGCGCGACTACGAGACCATCAAGGCCGCCGTCACGGCCGCCGAGACCGGGCACCTGGTGATGGGCACTCTGCACACCAACTCGGCGCCCGAAAGCATCGACCGCATCGTGGACGTGTTTCCCGAAGAGCAGCAGGAGCAGATCCGGGTGCAGCTCGCCAACAACCTCGTCGCGGTGATGACCCAGCAGCTGCTCCCGCGTGCCGACGGGCCGGGCCGGGTGCTGGCCTACGAACTGCTGATCGCCAACCCCGCCGTGAGATCGCTGATTCGCGAGGGCAAGACCTACCAGATCGTGTCCACCATGCAGACCGGCGCCCGCGAGGGCATGGTCACGATGGACGCCTTCCTGGCGAATCTCTACCGCCGCCGGGTGATCTCCTACGACACCGGGGTCGAGCGCGCGGTGGACCCCAAGGAGTTCGCCCGCCTCGCCAACGACCCCACGGCGGGCACCGGGGGCGCGGCCAACTTCGCCACGCCGGGGGGCTTCACGCCGCCTCCTGCCGCCCCGGCGGCGCCCGGCGGCCGCGCGGGCGAGGTGGGGCGCACGGCGGTGGGCACGGCGCCCGCAGCGAGCAGCACGTCCTTCGGGCGGCGGTAG
- a CDS encoding YqeG family HAD IIIA-type phosphatase, which produces MSLLRPRDVLAHVHDITPEFLAARGLRGLLLDLDNTLIPYGSYEERADVMAWAADLRRSGIRLYLLSNATGKRARFWIDKLGFEGVGMAGKPNPRAFRQGLRQLGLPAHQVGMVGDQVFTDVLGGNLAGMHTILVHPLVDNALPHTRVTRRLERAVLRRYGHDWRA; this is translated from the coding sequence GTGAGCCTGCTGCGCCCCCGCGACGTGCTGGCGCATGTCCACGACATCACGCCCGAGTTTCTGGCGGCGCGCGGGCTGCGCGGGCTGCTGCTCGACCTCGACAACACCCTGATTCCCTACGGCAGCTACGAGGAACGCGCCGACGTGATGGCCTGGGCGGCCGACCTGCGCCGCAGCGGCATCCGGCTGTACCTGCTGAGCAACGCGACCGGCAAGCGCGCCCGCTTCTGGATCGACAAGCTGGGCTTCGAGGGGGTCGGCATGGCCGGAAAACCCAATCCCCGCGCCTTTCGCCAGGGCCTGCGCCAGCTCGGGCTACCCGCCCATCAGGTCGGCATGGTGGGCGATCAGGTGTTCACCGACGTGCTGGGCGGCAACCTGGCCGGGATGCACACCATCCTGGTGCATCCGCTGGTGGACAACGCCCTGCCGCACACCCGGGTGACCCGGCGGCTGGAGCGGGCGGTGCTGCGGCGCTACGGGCACGACTGGCGGGCCTGA
- a CDS encoding ATPase, T2SS/T4P/T4SS family → MALSIGDRRLGAILLEQGYVSDTELQKALVRHAEVGGRLADILIDSGQVGEKRIARAIEEALGIPLVNLLVVTPEAAAVGAVQAATAQAVQAFPFAREEGTLRVALVDPLSSVAIEALEDDSGLNIEPYQALREQVMWSLATYYPELGLTPLLPSGPEEDRGSDRLGERLIAQGLLSDAQLQVALDVQQQTGEALGAVLLSRGLLSEDQLYGVLAEQAGVPYQPDPGAYQPAEHVLGALLRADALRLSAVPVEEDARGLTVLTTDPRRREELETLIGRPVTLVLAKPRDVDALIERCYPQRGRLGEQMVQQGTLSRSQLREALQVQARGGKVKPLGEVLVELGFAAPEDITAALHKQNAGGGRLEDTLVQSGKLSPEMLARSLAAQLGYEYLDPAQNPPDPKVALLIPEGTARRYGVVPVRLQGDSLVVAMKDPRNVFALDDLKLISGRDIVPAVMAEKDITRLIERYFGNQDMADLGKRLVAESKAREVKKESDVDLSAGLDDNAVVRVVDNLIREAALQEASDIHIEPTATSLRVRYRIDGVLREQNELPRGSAQSILARIKIMGQLDISERRIPQDGRVRFKKGSIDIDLRLSTLPTVYGEKAVMRLLQKAENIPEVEQLGFSEHNYQRYLDVIEKPNGIFLVTGPTGSGKSFTSFSTLKRIARPEKNTTTIEDPIEYEIPGIVQSQVNMAAGMTFARALRAFLRQDPDIIFVGEIRDTETAKIATEAALTGHLVLATLHTNDAPGAITRLDEMGVEPFNISASVVGVLAQRLVRRVCGECAQPTNADPDVLRRLGLPESEVRGANLRRGAGCARCGGTGYKGRMGIHELMIIDDPLRRAIGAGQTAAELRDVALGESGMRTLRQDGIEKALAGLTTLDEVLAVTSS, encoded by the coding sequence GTGGCACTTTCTATCGGTGACCGGCGGCTGGGGGCGATCCTGCTCGAACAGGGATACGTCAGCGACACGGAACTTCAAAAGGCGCTGGTGCGCCACGCCGAGGTCGGCGGGCGGCTGGCCGACATCCTGATCGACTCGGGGCAGGTGGGCGAGAAACGCATCGCCCGCGCCATCGAAGAGGCGCTGGGGATTCCGCTGGTCAACCTGCTGGTCGTCACGCCCGAGGCGGCGGCGGTCGGGGCGGTGCAGGCGGCGACCGCCCAGGCGGTGCAGGCCTTTCCCTTTGCCCGTGAGGAGGGCACCCTGCGCGTCGCGCTGGTCGATCCGCTGTCCAGCGTGGCGATCGAGGCGCTGGAAGACGACTCGGGCCTGAACATTGAGCCGTATCAGGCGCTGCGCGAGCAGGTCATGTGGTCGCTGGCGACCTACTACCCCGAACTCGGCCTGACGCCGCTGCTGCCCAGCGGCCCCGAGGAAGACCGGGGCAGCGACCGGCTGGGCGAGCGCCTGATTGCCCAGGGCCTGCTCAGCGACGCGCAGCTTCAGGTGGCGCTCGACGTGCAGCAGCAGACGGGCGAGGCGCTGGGCGCGGTCTTGCTGTCGCGGGGCCTGCTCAGCGAAGACCAGCTGTACGGGGTGCTGGCCGAGCAGGCGGGCGTGCCCTACCAGCCCGACCCGGGCGCCTATCAGCCGGCCGAGCATGTGCTGGGCGCCCTGCTGCGCGCCGACGCCCTGCGGCTCTCGGCGGTGCCGGTCGAGGAGGACGCGCGCGGCCTGACGGTGCTCACCACCGACCCCCGGCGCCGCGAGGAGCTGGAAACGCTGATCGGGCGCCCGGTCACGCTGGTGCTCGCCAAGCCGCGCGACGTGGACGCCCTGATCGAGCGCTGCTATCCCCAGCGCGGGCGGCTGGGCGAGCAGATGGTGCAGCAGGGCACCCTGTCGCGCTCGCAACTGCGCGAGGCGCTTCAGGTCCAGGCGCGCGGCGGCAAGGTCAAGCCGCTGGGCGAGGTCCTCGTCGAACTGGGTTTTGCCGCGCCCGAGGACATCACCGCCGCGCTGCACAAGCAGAACGCGGGCGGGGGCCGCCTGGAAGACACCCTGGTGCAGTCGGGCAAACTCAGCCCCGAGATGCTGGCGCGCTCCCTGGCCGCGCAACTCGGCTACGAGTACCTCGATCCCGCGCAGAATCCGCCCGACCCCAAGGTGGCCCTCTTGATTCCCGAGGGCACCGCCCGGCGCTACGGGGTGGTCCCGGTGCGGCTCCAGGGCGACTCGCTCGTCGTGGCGATGAAAGACCCGCGCAACGTCTTCGCGCTCGACGACCTGAAGCTGATCAGCGGGCGCGACATCGTTCCGGCGGTGATGGCGGAAAAGGACATCACCCGCCTGATCGAGCGCTACTTCGGCAACCAGGACATGGCGGACCTGGGCAAGCGCCTGGTCGCCGAGAGCAAGGCCCGCGAGGTCAAAAAAGAAAGCGACGTGGACCTCTCGGCGGGGCTGGACGACAACGCCGTGGTGCGCGTCGTGGACAACCTGATCCGGGAAGCGGCGTTGCAGGAGGCCAGTGATATTCACATCGAGCCGACCGCCACCTCGCTGCGGGTGCGCTACCGCATCGACGGGGTGCTGCGCGAGCAAAACGAGCTGCCCCGGGGCAGCGCCCAGAGCATCCTGGCGCGCATCAAGATCATGGGGCAGCTGGACATCTCCGAGCGCCGCATTCCGCAAGACGGCCGGGTGCGCTTCAAGAAGGGCAGCATCGACATCGACCTCCGGCTCTCGACCCTGCCCACCGTCTACGGCGAGAAGGCCGTGATGCGCCTGCTGCAAAAGGCCGAGAACATCCCGGAAGTCGAGCAGCTGGGTTTTTCCGAGCACAACTACCAGCGCTACCTCGACGTGATCGAAAAGCCCAACGGTATCTTTCTGGTCACCGGCCCCACGGGGTCGGGCAAGTCCTTTACCAGTTTCTCGACCCTCAAGCGCATCGCGCGGCCCGAGAAAAACACCACGACCATCGAGGACCCCATCGAGTACGAGATTCCGGGGATCGTGCAGTCGCAGGTCAACATGGCCGCCGGGATGACCTTCGCCCGCGCCCTGCGCGCCTTTCTGCGCCAGGACCCCGACATCATCTTTGTGGGCGAGATCCGCGACACCGAGACCGCCAAGATCGCCACCGAGGCCGCGCTGACCGGCCACCTGGTGCTGGCGACCCTGCACACCAACGACGCGCCGGGCGCGATCACCCGCCTCGACGAGATGGGCGTGGAACCCTTCAACATCTCCGCCTCGGTGGTGGGCGTGCTCGCGCAGCGGCTGGTGCGCCGGGTCTGCGGCGAGTGCGCCCAGCCCACCAACGCCGACCCCGACGTGCTGCGCCGCCTGGGCCTGCCGGAGAGCGAGGTGCGGGGCGCCAACCTGCGCCGCGGCGCCGGGTGCGCCCGCTGCGGCGGCACCGGCTACAAGGGCCGCATGGGCATCCACGAGCTGATGATCATCGACGACCCCCTCCGCCGCGCCATCGGGGCCGGACAGACGGCCGCCGAGCTGCGCGACGTGGCCCTGGGCGAGAGCGGCATGAGGACGCTGCGCCAGGACGGCATCGAAAAGGCGCTCGCGGGCCTGACCACCCTCGACGAGGTGCTGGCGGTGACGAGCAGCTAG
- a CDS encoding DUF4403 family protein → MRRLLIPMLLTPLMTTAAPAAALSSLTLPVTVPLSGVQGAANARVPAEFARVDESREFAGGLLSVRLQGTVTRAGHVSVRPAPEGDALIVSVPIRASFRAEPAGLGSFLARDFGGAATVSLRVQPFVTSDWQAGAKVTGDYTWTDPLGVDLTPGVRVSVQALVDPQVRAQLDRVAAEVSRAIREGADLRARAGALWARAGQPWTLPTPDPAYARVTPRSLSVGPFRFTPEALKLTVGATFDLAAGLGRAPAQAPTPLPALKVAAPPASGVDLRVPVRLPYPELSQAATREAARRTFALPVPLSPTLSVERVTVTPRGSRLSAAVTVRVSGPLGLRVRATADVAGTPTLNPSGQAVTLSDVTVTTRREGLTGRVIGWLADARAQAYLREAARFDLASRLGQVRGQVQARLPFSPAPGVTLSGTVGALRLSGLQVTPDALVVTAAAGGTLAAAVDVGQGR, encoded by the coding sequence ATGCGACGCCTTCTCATTCCGATGCTGTTGACTCCGCTGATGACCACCGCCGCGCCCGCCGCCGCCCTCTCCTCGCTGACGCTGCCCGTCACGGTGCCGCTCTCGGGGGTGCAGGGGGCCGCCAATGCCCGGGTACCCGCCGAGTTCGCGCGGGTGGACGAGTCGCGCGAGTTCGCGGGCGGGCTGCTGAGCGTGCGGCTTCAGGGCACCGTCACGCGCGCCGGGCACGTCAGCGTCAGGCCCGCGCCGGAGGGTGACGCTTTGATCGTCAGCGTGCCCATCCGCGCGAGCTTTCGGGCCGAACCGGCGGGACTGGGATCGTTCCTCGCGCGCGATTTCGGCGGGGCGGCGACCGTCAGCCTGCGCGTCCAGCCCTTCGTGACCTCCGACTGGCAGGCGGGCGCGAAGGTGACGGGGGACTACACCTGGACCGATCCGCTGGGCGTGGACCTGACCCCGGGCGTGCGGGTCAGCGTGCAGGCGCTGGTGGACCCGCAGGTGCGGGCGCAGCTGGACCGGGTGGCGGCGGAGGTCTCGCGGGCCATCCGCGAGGGAGCGGACCTGCGGGCGCGGGCCGGGGCGCTGTGGGCGCGGGCGGGCCAGCCCTGGACGCTGCCCACCCCCGACCCCGCCTACGCCCGGGTGACGCCGCGCAGCCTCAGCGTGGGTCCCTTCCGCTTCACCCCGGAGGCGCTGAAGCTGACGGTGGGGGCGACCTTCGACCTCGCCGCCGGGCTGGGCCGCGCCCCGGCGCAGGCGCCCACCCCGCTGCCCGCGCTGAAGGTGGCCGCGCCGCCCGCCTCCGGGGTGGACCTGCGGGTGCCGGTGCGCCTGCCCTACCCCGAGCTGTCGCAGGCCGCGACCCGCGAGGCGGCCCGGCGCACCTTCGCGCTGCCGGTGCCCCTCTCCCCCACCCTGAGCGTCGAGCGCGTAACCGTCACCCCGCGCGGCTCACGGCTGAGCGCCGCCGTGACCGTCCGCGTCTCCGGTCCGCTGGGCCTGCGGGTGCGCGCGACCGCCGACGTGGCCGGAACGCCGACGCTCAACCCCTCGGGGCAGGCCGTCACCCTGAGCGACGTGACCGTCACCACCCGGCGCGAGGGCCTGACCGGGCGGGTGATCGGCTGGCTGGCCGACGCCCGCGCGCAGGCGTACCTGCGGGAGGCCGCCCGCTTCGACCTCGCGTCCCGGCTCGGGCAGGTGCGGGGGCAGGTCCAGGCCCGGCTGCCCTTCTCGCCCGCGCCCGGCGTGACCCTCTCGGGCACCGTGGGGGCGCTGCGGCTCAGCGGCCTACAGGTCACCCCGGACGCCCTGGTGGTCACCGCCGCCGCCGGGGGCACGCTGGCGGCGGCGGTAGACGTGGGGCAGGGGCGGTAG
- a CDS encoding penicillin acylase family protein gives MRLMGRVGRGLLWIILIVLTLLLAAVLWLRATSTPRTGGTVTLAGLSGPVTVTRDEWGVPHIRAQASDEDAVFALGFVHAQDRAWQMDFQRRVTQGRLSEVLGEAALSQDRFLRTWGFYRAAQSALPALSPRSRRMVRAYTAGVNAGLAQGKPAPEFRILGYTPEPWTDVDSIAWSKLMAYDLGGNWDEELLTARVVRRLGEAGLDAVLPPYPANAPTILSAEEVGQEGATPGGSGHAGATLPASTLAALQAHLDAARSLGMERVPGKGSNNWVIAGSRTATGKPILADDPHLALSSPMLWYLADLRGPALRVIGASIPGLPSIVIGRNDRVAWGVTNVNPDVQDLYVEPEGARLTSRTEVIKVKGGEDVRLTVRESRHGPVISEVGAGEAGPRVALKWTALAPGDTTLDAFLGLNYAQDWDDFRAALRAYVAPSQSFVYADVDGNTGYYAPGRIPVRGGWDGSRPVPGDGSREWRGFIPFEKLPHTYNPADGLVVTANNKVLPGGADRLANVRNWAEPYRAGRITDLLSAQSGGLTLADVQRVQLDTVSLVWQDLRPLLLATRPGSDLSARALELLRPWDGNQTVDSVPSTIFEAWLAELQKVAQDELGDETRLTSLAVRQQLREDGALCRDETARLGSCADALRASLNRAVDTLAARLGPDPDEWTYGRVHTVASNHSAFGKVGALAWLFNHSAPTPGGTNTVNVARPHPETLRQTHGPSYRHIIDLADMNRSVYVGSLGQSGSPFGNHVSDQQAKWASGEYLPMSTDEADWGRTRTLTLTPAP, from the coding sequence ATGCGCTTAATGGGACGGGTGGGCCGGGGCCTGCTGTGGATCATCTTGATCGTGCTGACGCTGCTGCTGGCGGCGGTGCTGTGGCTGAGGGCGACCTCCACCCCGCGCACGGGCGGCACGGTGACGCTGGCGGGCCTCTCGGGGCCGGTCACGGTCACGCGCGACGAATGGGGGGTGCCGCACATCCGCGCCCAGGCTTCGGACGAGGACGCCGTCTTCGCGCTGGGCTTCGTGCACGCGCAGGACCGGGCCTGGCAGATGGACTTTCAGCGCCGGGTCACCCAGGGGCGGCTTTCCGAGGTGCTGGGTGAGGCGGCCCTCTCGCAAGACCGCTTCTTGCGGACCTGGGGCTTTTACCGGGCGGCGCAGTCCGCCCTGCCCGCCCTCTCCCCGCGCTCACGGCGGATGGTGCGGGCCTACACGGCGGGGGTGAATGCGGGACTGGCGCAGGGCAAACCCGCCCCCGAGTTCCGCATCCTGGGCTACACGCCCGAACCCTGGACCGATGTGGACTCCATCGCCTGGAGCAAGCTGATGGCCTACGACCTGGGCGGCAACTGGGACGAGGAACTGCTGACCGCGCGCGTGGTGCGGCGGCTGGGCGAGGCTGGGCTGGACGCGGTGCTGCCCCCCTACCCGGCGAACGCGCCCACCATCCTGAGCGCGGAGGAGGTCGGGCAGGAGGGAGCGACCCCCGGCGGCTCCGGCCACGCGGGGGCCACCCTCCCCGCATCCACCCTGGCAGCCCTGCAAGCCCATCTGGACGCCGCCCGCTCGCTGGGGATGGAGCGCGTGCCGGGCAAGGGCAGCAACAACTGGGTGATCGCCGGCAGCCGCACCGCGACCGGCAAGCCGATCCTGGCCGACGACCCGCACCTCGCCCTGAGCAGCCCGATGCTGTGGTACCTCGCCGACCTGCGGGGGCCGGCGCTGCGGGTGATCGGGGCCAGCATTCCGGGCCTGCCCAGCATCGTGATCGGGCGCAACGACCGGGTGGCCTGGGGGGTCACCAACGTCAATCCCGACGTGCAGGACCTCTATGTCGAGCCGGAGGGCGCGAGGCTGACCAGCCGGACCGAGGTCATCAAAGTCAAGGGAGGGGAGGACGTGCGCCTCACCGTCCGCGAGAGTCGGCACGGGCCGGTCATCTCGGAGGTCGGGGCGGGCGAGGCGGGGCCGCGCGTGGCGCTGAAATGGACCGCGCTGGCGCCCGGCGACACCACCCTCGACGCCTTCCTGGGCCTGAACTACGCGCAGGACTGGGACGACTTCCGCGCGGCGCTGCGCGCCTACGTGGCGCCCAGCCAGAGCTTCGTCTACGCCGACGTGGACGGCAATACCGGCTACTACGCGCCGGGCCGCATCCCGGTTCGCGGCGGCTGGGACGGCTCGCGCCCGGTGCCCGGCGACGGCTCGCGCGAGTGGCGGGGCTTCATCCCCTTTGAGAAGCTGCCCCACACCTACAACCCCGCCGACGGCCTGGTCGTGACCGCCAACAACAAGGTGCTGCCGGGCGGCGCCGACAGGCTCGCCAACGTCCGCAACTGGGCCGAGCCGTACCGCGCCGGGCGCATCACCGACTTGCTGAGCGCCCAATCCGGCGGCCTGACCCTGGCGGACGTGCAGCGCGTTCAGCTCGACACGGTCAGTCTGGTGTGGCAGGACCTGAGGCCGCTGCTGCTCGCCACCCGGCCCGGCAGCGACCTCAGCGCCCGCGCCCTGGAATTGCTGCGCCCCTGGGACGGGAACCAGACGGTGGACAGCGTGCCCAGCACCATTTTCGAGGCGTGGCTGGCCGAGTTGCAGAAGGTGGCGCAAGACGAGCTGGGGGACGAGACGCGCCTGACCAGCCTCGCGGTGCGCCAGCAGCTGCGTGAGGACGGCGCACTCTGCCGTGACGAGACCGCCCGCCTCGGGTCCTGCGCCGACGCCCTGCGCGCCAGCCTGAACAGAGCGGTGGACACCCTCGCCGCCCGCCTCGGCCCCGACCCCGACGAATGGACCTATGGCCGGGTCCACACCGTCGCCAGCAACCACAGCGCCTTTGGCAAGGTGGGCGCGCTGGCGTGGCTGTTCAACCACTCTGCGCCCACGCCCGGCGGCACGAACACGGTGAACGTGGCCCGCCCCCACCCCGAGACCCTGCGCCAGACCCACGGCCCCAGCTACCGCCACATCATCGATCTGGCGGACATGAACCGCAGCGTGTACGTGGGCAGCCTGGGCCAGAGCGGCAGCCCCTTCGGGAACCACGTCAGCGACCAGCAGGCGAAGTGGGCCTCGGGCGAGTACCTCCCCATGAGCACCGACGAGGCCGACTGGGGGCGCACCCGCACGCTGACGCTCACGCCCGCGCCGTGA
- a CDS encoding alpha/beta hydrolase, whose translation MTLLRLTGSLLLALGLASSALAGGGGPPPPLTGALTPAPCAYPLSDTLQARRVQCARLRVPERHARPGGRSLSLFVMIVRSDRPAPQPDPVVYLHGGPGGTIEGEARSMTRLELQGLSADRDLVLFDQRGSGASRPALACPHPRSEAQQVAASRARGLFAPEEAGDVLACRDALTRQGLDLTAYTSAESAGDVDALRRALGAARINLYGVSYGTRLAQEVLRRFPGTVRSMVLDSPVAAGRNYWAGLDAFLDRAVAARLQACADDPVCAATYPDIRARYSELLTRLDREPLAVTYLSQASGESYEVEVRSRDVQRLLFTLMYRGGSPSWIPGLVNALWNGNTADLGTLLSREGTSASINLASYAIGCPETRGLPGVGANSGTRAVLSLGIAEAICAAWPPAGDAALRQPVRSQTPTLILTGELDPVTPPDYAPLLSAALPRSQWVNFRWNGHGQLWQGGECASRLLRAFWQRPGQPLDAGCAAQRAD comes from the coding sequence ATGACCCTCCTCCGTTTGACAGGCAGTCTGCTGCTGGCCCTCGGTCTCGCCTCCTCGGCGCTGGCGGGAGGCGGCGGCCCTCCTCCCCCGCTCACCGGGGCACTGACGCCCGCGCCCTGCGCCTATCCCCTCTCGGACACGCTGCAAGCCCGCCGGGTGCAGTGCGCGCGGCTGCGGGTGCCCGAACGGCACGCCCGGCCCGGGGGCAGGAGTCTTTCGCTGTTCGTGATGATCGTCCGCAGTGACCGCCCGGCACCCCAGCCCGACCCGGTGGTCTACCTGCACGGGGGGCCGGGCGGCACCATCGAGGGCGAGGCCCGGAGCATGACCCGCCTGGAGCTTCAGGGGCTGAGTGCGGACCGCGACCTCGTGCTGTTCGACCAGCGCGGCAGCGGGGCGTCGCGCCCGGCGCTGGCCTGCCCGCACCCCCGCAGCGAGGCGCAGCAGGTCGCGGCCTCACGCGCGCGCGGCCTCTTCGCGCCCGAGGAGGCCGGGGACGTGCTGGCTTGCCGCGATGCCCTGACCCGCCAGGGCCTCGACCTCACCGCCTACACCAGCGCCGAGAGCGCCGGGGACGTGGACGCCCTGCGCCGGGCGCTGGGGGCCGCGCGGATCAACCTCTACGGCGTCTCCTACGGCACCCGGCTGGCGCAGGAGGTGCTGCGCCGCTTTCCCGGCACGGTCCGCAGCATGGTGCTCGACAGTCCGGTCGCCGCCGGGCGAAACTACTGGGCCGGTCTCGACGCCTTTCTGGACCGGGCGGTGGCGGCGCGGCTCCAGGCGTGCGCCGACGATCCGGTATGCGCCGCGACCTACCCGGACATCCGGGCACGTTACAGCGAACTGCTCACGCGGCTGGACCGCGAACCGCTGGCCGTGACCTACCTCAGCCAGGCCAGCGGGGAGAGCTACGAGGTCGAGGTGCGGAGCCGCGACGTGCAGCGCCTGCTGTTCACCCTGATGTACAGGGGCGGCTCGCCCTCCTGGATTCCCGGGCTGGTGAACGCCCTGTGGAACGGCAACACCGCCGACCTGGGCACCCTGCTGTCCCGCGAGGGAACCTCGGCCAGCATTAATCTGGCCAGTTACGCCATCGGCTGCCCGGAAACCCGGGGGCTGCCCGGAGTGGGTGCCAACTCGGGGACCCGGGCGGTGCTGTCTCTGGGGATAGCGGAGGCCATCTGCGCGGCCTGGCCGCCCGCCGGGGACGCGGCGTTGCGGCAGCCGGTCCGCTCGCAGACGCCCACGCTGATCCTGACCGGCGAACTCGACCCGGTCACGCCGCCCGACTATGCGCCCCTGCTGAGCGCGGCGCTACCGAGGTCGCAGTGGGTGAATTTCCGCTGGAACGGACACGGACAGCTGTGGCAGGGAGGCGAATGCGCCAGCCGACTGCTACGGGCCTTCTGGCAGCGGCCCGGCCAGCCGCTGGACGCGGGCTGCGCCGCCCAGCGCGCGGACTAA
- the pgeF gene encoding peptidoglycan editing factor PgeF yields the protein MRPDTDALMLLRSPLLALPHAFTTRAGGVSQGAYRGLNLDDREDDPQAVAENRRRLVEALGFGPGQVARLNQVHGTDVRGARPGVQQGDALVSREPGLLLAIGTADCYPLLLADPQAGVVGAAHAGWRGTVGKIAARTLEAMVARGADPANVRAAVGPGICGERYPVGEDVARQFGEAGLGDHVQTRGGRPHLDLAGANRAVLLAAGLKPGHVWVSGRCSTQDDFYSYRRDGGRTGRMWAVIGLPDAAPARGVEA from the coding sequence ATGCGACCCGATACTGACGCCCTGATGCTGCTGCGCTCGCCCCTGCTGGCCCTGCCCCACGCGTTTACCACGCGCGCGGGCGGCGTGTCGCAGGGCGCCTACCGGGGGCTGAACCTCGACGACCGCGAGGACGACCCGCAGGCCGTGGCGGAAAACCGCCGCCGCCTGGTGGAGGCGCTGGGCTTCGGCCCTGGGCAGGTGGCCCGGCTGAACCAGGTCCACGGCACCGACGTGCGGGGGGCCCGCCCCGGCGTGCAGCAGGGTGACGCGCTGGTGAGCCGCGAGCCGGGGCTGCTGCTCGCCATCGGCACGGCGGACTGTTACCCGCTGCTGCTGGCCGACCCGCAGGCGGGCGTGGTCGGCGCGGCCCACGCGGGCTGGCGCGGCACCGTGGGCAAAATCGCGGCGCGCACCCTGGAGGCGATGGTGGCGCGCGGCGCCGACCCCGCGAACGTCCGCGCGGCGGTCGGCCCCGGCATCTGCGGCGAGCGCTACCCGGTGGGGGAGGACGTGGCCCGGCAGTTCGGGGAGGCGGGGCTGGGAGACCATGTGCAGACGCGGGGGGGCCGCCCCCACCTCGACCTCGCGGGGGCCAACCGGGCGGTGCTGCTCGCGGCGGGCCTCAAGCCCGGGCACGTCTGGGTCAGCGGGCGCTGCTCGACCCAGGACGACTTCTACTCCTACCGCCGCGACGGGGGCCGCACCGGGCGGATGTGGGCCGTGATCGGGCTGCCGGACGCGGCCCCCGCGCGGGGGGTGGAGGCGTGA
- a CDS encoding secondary thiamine-phosphate synthase enzyme YjbQ, with protein MWTQHDLRLAPRPRGFHLITREVVAAVPELTRVRAGLLHLFLQHTSASLALNENASPDVRRDFERYFNHLVPDGWGEFEHTLEGPDDMAAHIKASLLGPALTLPVRDGRLALGTWQGVYLCEHRDDGGARRLVLTLQGEDGRAD; from the coding sequence ATGTGGACCCAGCACGACCTGCGCCTCGCGCCCCGCCCGCGCGGCTTTCATCTCATCACCCGCGAGGTGGTCGCGGCCGTGCCCGAACTCACGCGGGTGCGCGCGGGGCTGCTGCACCTGTTTCTCCAGCACACGTCGGCCAGCCTCGCGCTGAACGAGAATGCCTCGCCCGACGTGCGGCGCGACTTCGAGCGCTATTTCAACCACCTTGTCCCCGACGGCTGGGGGGAGTTCGAGCACACGCTGGAAGGGCCAGACGACATGGCCGCGCACATCAAGGCGAGCCTGCTGGGGCCTGCGCTGACGCTGCCGGTGCGGGACGGGCGGCTCGCGCTGGGTACCTGGCAGGGCGTGTACCTGTGCGAGCACCGCGACGACGGCGGCGCGCGGCGGCTGGTGCTGACGCTTCAGGGGGAGGATGGGAGGGCGGATTAG